From the genome of Triticum aestivum cultivar Chinese Spring chromosome 3B, IWGSC CS RefSeq v2.1, whole genome shotgun sequence, one region includes:
- the LOC123066992 gene encoding uncharacterized protein, with translation MASQAIEVNREGAEVYHGAALCAEKATELLAETNMPLGLLPLADIEEVGYNRSTGFVWLRQKKALTHTFKQIGRLVSYATEVTAFVQDRKMKRITGVKSKELLIWVTVCDMYIDKNDHSKITFKTPTGLGRTFPVSAYGKEEDNKHDVAK, from the coding sequence ATGGCGTCGCAGGCGATCGAGGTGAACAGGGAGGGCGCGGAGGTGTACCATGGTGCGGCGTTGTGCGCAGAGAAGGCGACGGAGCTGCTGGCCGAGACCAACATGCCGCTGGGCCTGCTGCCGCTGGCGGACATCGAGGAGGTCGGCTACAACCGTTCCACGGGCTTCGTGTGGCTGCGCCAGAAGAAGGCGCTCACGCACACCTTCAAGCAGATCGGGAGGCTGGTCTCGTATGCCACCGAGGTGACGGCCTTCGTCCAGGACCGCAAGATGAAGCGCATCACGGGCGTCAAGAGCAAGGAGCTCCTCATCTGGGTCACCGTCTGCGACATGTACATCGACAAAAACGACCACTCAAAGATCACGTTCAAGACGCCCACCGGACTGGGAAGGACCTTCCCCGTCTCCGCCTACGGAAAGGAGGAGGACAACAAGCACGACGTGGCCAAATAA